One window of the Nocardioides jiangxiensis genome contains the following:
- a CDS encoding alpha/beta hydrolase — MVIQSHPLAWSAPANPELTGGKRIGVLLSHGFTGSPVSMRPWAEYLHEHGYAVEVPCLPGHGTTWQEMNGTTWADWYAELTAAFARLRLTCDQVFVFGLSMGGGLALNLAADRPGDVAGLVLVNPAVSSSDPRLKAVPVLKRLVKGFPGIGNDIKKQGVDEHGYAKVPLRALASMLAGWAALRPRLGQVKAPLLLIRSSVDHVVDPGSARIILGSVGSGDVREEILTNSFHVATLDNDAPHIFAESLAFLRRLSV, encoded by the coding sequence ATGGTCATCCAGTCCCACCCGCTCGCATGGTCGGCGCCGGCGAACCCGGAGCTCACCGGAGGCAAGCGCATCGGCGTCCTGCTCAGCCACGGCTTCACCGGCTCGCCGGTCTCGATGCGGCCCTGGGCGGAGTACCTCCACGAGCACGGCTACGCCGTCGAGGTGCCGTGCCTGCCCGGCCACGGCACGACGTGGCAGGAGATGAACGGCACCACCTGGGCCGACTGGTACGCCGAGCTGACGGCGGCGTTCGCCCGCCTGCGGCTCACCTGCGACCAGGTCTTCGTCTTCGGCCTGTCGATGGGAGGCGGCCTCGCACTGAACCTGGCGGCCGACCGTCCCGGCGACGTCGCCGGACTGGTGCTGGTCAACCCGGCCGTCAGCTCCTCCGACCCGCGCCTGAAGGCGGTCCCGGTGCTCAAGCGCCTGGTGAAGGGCTTCCCCGGCATCGGAAACGACATCAAGAAGCAGGGCGTCGACGAGCACGGCTACGCCAAGGTGCCGCTGCGGGCCCTCGCGTCGATGCTCGCCGGCTGGGCCGCGCTGCGCCCGCGGCTGGGCCAGGTGAAGGCACCGCTGCTGCTCATCCGCTCGTCGGTCGACCACGTCGTGGACCCGGGCTCGGCCCGGATCATCCTCGGCTCGGTCGGGTCGGGCGACGTCCGCGAGGAGATCCTCACCAACAGCTTCCACGTGGCCACGCTGGACAACGACGCCCCGCACATCTTCGCGGAGTCGTTGGCGTTCCTGCGTAGGCTCTCGGTGTGA
- a CDS encoding lysophospholipid acyltransferase family protein, protein MRDSLPFYSFLKYVAVGPWLKLFFLPKVSGQHNVPREGGVLLAGNHLSYFDWLFVPNALPRMVRFVAKAEYFEGVGIRGKLKKFFFTNTGNVPIDRSGASAAEGALITAKRILNEGHIFGIYPEGTRSHDGRLYKGKVGVAVIAIETGVPVVPVAVIGTDKLAPQGKRFGRWTRPVIKFGEPLDFSAYQGQQGDREVLRKVTDEIMDEIQKLSGQTYVKDTYAADAKKAAKAAREARETDGGSAA, encoded by the coding sequence GTGCGCGATTCCCTTCCGTTCTACTCGTTCCTGAAGTACGTCGCGGTCGGTCCCTGGCTGAAGCTCTTCTTCCTGCCCAAGGTCTCCGGCCAGCACAACGTGCCCCGGGAAGGCGGCGTCCTGCTCGCGGGCAACCACCTGTCGTACTTCGACTGGCTGTTCGTCCCGAACGCGCTTCCGCGCATGGTGCGCTTCGTCGCCAAGGCGGAGTACTTCGAGGGTGTCGGCATCCGGGGCAAGCTGAAGAAGTTCTTCTTCACCAACACCGGCAACGTCCCGATCGACCGCTCCGGCGCGTCGGCTGCCGAGGGTGCGCTGATCACCGCCAAGCGGATCCTCAACGAGGGCCACATCTTCGGCATCTACCCCGAGGGCACGCGCTCGCACGACGGCCGCCTCTACAAGGGCAAGGTCGGTGTGGCGGTCATCGCGATCGAGACCGGGGTCCCCGTCGTCCCGGTCGCCGTCATCGGCACGGACAAGCTGGCGCCGCAGGGCAAGCGCTTCGGCCGCTGGACCCGCCCGGTGATCAAGTTCGGCGAGCCGCTCGACTTCTCGGCGTACCAGGGCCAGCAGGGCGACCGCGAGGTGCTCCGCAAGGTGACCGACGAGATCATGGACGAGATCCAGAAGCTCTCCGGCCAGACCTACGTGAAGGACACCTACGCTGCGGACGCCAAGAAGGCGGCCAAGGCTGCCCGGGAGGCGCGCGAGACGGATGGCGGCTCGGCTGCCTGA
- the macS gene encoding MacS family sensor histidine kinase, with product MAARLPDPTSDHAVADGMFRVLFWLRLVVVANMVGFAAVRWETYAHPAAGAVVLGLLVVWSGVVSWAYADHRRRTPLVLVADLAVAVGSLLVTPWLKGEHFTATVPGFWVMAVVLVWAAAWGARGGLAAAVAIAAADLGIRWPHITESNYGNVFLLLIGGPLLGRLGSALKDIARQRDQAQRAAALAEERARLARAVHDGVLQVLALVQRRGPELGGDGVELGRLAGEQESRLRAMLHAGAQTVAADSAVRDLGAAVSALAARPAPVVAVSVPGTPVLLPTRVVDELLAAVNACLDNVARHVGDAATAWVLLEDLGPAVLVSVRDEGAGIADGRLQRAAAEGRLGVSQSIRGRLEDLGGTAELTTGAHGTEWELAVPRG from the coding sequence ATGGCGGCTCGGCTGCCTGACCCCACGTCCGACCATGCCGTCGCCGACGGCATGTTCCGCGTGCTCTTCTGGCTGCGGCTCGTCGTCGTGGCCAACATGGTCGGCTTCGCCGCAGTCCGGTGGGAGACCTACGCGCACCCGGCCGCCGGAGCCGTCGTCCTCGGCCTGCTGGTCGTGTGGAGCGGCGTGGTCTCCTGGGCGTACGCCGACCACCGCCGGCGTACCCCGCTGGTGCTCGTGGCCGACCTCGCGGTCGCCGTCGGGTCCCTGCTGGTCACGCCGTGGCTGAAGGGAGAGCACTTCACCGCGACGGTGCCGGGCTTCTGGGTGATGGCCGTCGTGCTCGTGTGGGCTGCCGCCTGGGGTGCCCGCGGTGGCCTGGCAGCAGCGGTGGCGATCGCCGCGGCCGACCTCGGGATCCGGTGGCCGCACATCACCGAGTCCAACTACGGCAACGTCTTCCTGCTGCTGATCGGCGGACCCCTCCTGGGGCGCCTCGGATCGGCGCTCAAGGACATCGCCCGGCAGCGTGACCAGGCCCAGCGCGCCGCAGCCCTCGCGGAGGAGCGCGCCCGCCTGGCCCGGGCGGTGCACGACGGTGTGCTGCAGGTGCTGGCTCTCGTGCAGCGCCGCGGGCCGGAGCTCGGCGGCGACGGGGTGGAGCTGGGCCGGCTGGCGGGGGAACAGGAGTCGCGGCTGCGGGCGATGCTGCACGCCGGTGCGCAGACCGTGGCCGCGGACTCCGCGGTGCGTGACCTCGGTGCGGCCGTCTCGGCGCTGGCAGCCCGTCCAGCGCCGGTGGTCGCGGTCTCCGTGCCCGGTACGCCCGTGCTGCTGCCGACGCGGGTCGTGGACGAGCTGCTCGCCGCGGTCAACGCCTGCCTCGACAACGTCGCGCGCCACGTCGGTGACGCGGCGACCGCCTGGGTCCTTCTCGAGGACCTCGGCCCCGCGGTCCTCGTGAGCGTCCGCGACGAGGGAGCGGGGATCGCCGACGGACGCCTGCAGCGTGCCGCCGCCGAGGGCCGGCTGGGCGTGAGCCAGTCCATCCGTGGCCGTCTCGAGGACCTGGGCGGCACCGCGGAGCTGACGACCGGCGCGCACGGCACCGAGTGGGAGCTCGCCGTCCCGAGGGGATGA
- a CDS encoding flavin reductase family protein → MTIHSSHPFAMPEDAARRLRGRLGGTVSLWTAGAGATRAGLTVSSLMVATGDPAYVLALVDPDSDLFDALETTGRAVVQLLRRPHRELADMFAGMTPAPGGVFRQAEFEQGTWGPVLADATTWAGVVLESAVEVGWSMQVTCRIEHVVLGEEPDPLVHRRGRYVMP, encoded by the coding sequence GTGACCATCCACTCCTCCCACCCGTTCGCCATGCCGGAGGACGCGGCCCGGCGCCTGCGGGGCCGGCTCGGGGGCACGGTCTCCCTCTGGACCGCCGGCGCCGGGGCCACCCGCGCGGGCCTCACGGTGTCGAGCCTGATGGTGGCGACCGGCGACCCGGCGTACGTGCTGGCGCTGGTCGACCCGGACTCGGACCTCTTCGACGCCCTCGAGACCACCGGGCGGGCCGTGGTCCAGCTGCTGCGCCGCCCCCACCGTGAGCTGGCCGACATGTTCGCCGGCATGACCCCGGCACCGGGCGGGGTGTTCCGTCAGGCGGAGTTCGAGCAGGGCACGTGGGGGCCGGTCCTCGCCGACGCCACCACGTGGGCCGGCGTCGTGCTGGAGTCCGCGGTCGAGGTGGGCTGGTCGATGCAGGTCACGTGCCGGATCGAGCACGTCGTCCTGGGCGAGGAGCCCGACCCGCTCGTCCACCGCCGCGGGCGCTACGTCATGCCCTAG
- a CDS encoding response regulator: MAEQAVRVMVVDDHPMWRDAVERDLAAAGFEVVAVAATGREALARCPAARPDVVVLDLQIPEPNGVEVTRAVAVEGGPRVLILSASGEQADVLEAVKAGATGYLVKSASRAELIDAVGKVAAGEAVYTAGLAGLVLGEFRRIEAADGPPDEENVLTPRETEILRMVAKGLSSTQIAERLVLSHRTVQNHTQNTLRKLQLHNRVELTRYAIEKGLE, translated from the coding sequence ATGGCAGAGCAGGCGGTCCGCGTGATGGTGGTCGACGACCACCCGATGTGGCGCGACGCGGTCGAGCGCGACCTGGCGGCCGCCGGCTTCGAGGTCGTTGCGGTCGCCGCGACCGGACGCGAGGCACTCGCCCGCTGTCCCGCCGCCCGGCCGGACGTGGTCGTCCTCGACCTGCAGATCCCCGAGCCCAACGGCGTCGAGGTGACCCGCGCGGTGGCCGTCGAGGGTGGGCCGCGTGTGCTGATCCTGTCGGCGTCGGGGGAGCAGGCCGACGTCCTGGAGGCGGTCAAGGCGGGAGCAACGGGCTACCTGGTGAAGTCGGCCTCGCGCGCCGAGCTGATCGACGCGGTCGGCAAGGTCGCGGCCGGGGAGGCGGTCTACACCGCCGGTCTGGCGGGCCTGGTGCTGGGCGAGTTCCGGCGGATCGAGGCGGCCGACGGTCCCCCCGACGAGGAGAACGTCCTCACCCCGCGCGAGACCGAGATCCTGCGGATGGTGGCGAAGGGCCTCTCCTCGACGCAGATCGCCGAGCGGCTCGTCCTCTCGCACCGCACCGTCCAGAACCACACCCAGAACACCCTGCGCAAGCTGCAGCTGCACAACCGCGTCGAGCTGACCCGCTACGCGATCGAGAAGGGCCTCGAGTGA
- the glpK gene encoding glycerol kinase GlpK, with product MSVLAIDAGTTGVTAVVVDPDGSIAAKGYQEFAQHFPQPGWVEHTPEEIWQATLEATREVLARVDASALTGVGITNQRETIVLWDRETLGSPRRAIVWQDRRTAEICDRLKAAGHEERISELTGLRLDPYFSGTKLTWLRENEPHTWALVESGRYAIGTVDSYLVARMTRGLHHVTDVSNASRTLLFDLTTGDWSDELCALFGVPRDALPELVPNWGPIGTTDPRTFCGLSLPIAGVAGDQQSALFGQTCFDPGDSKCTYGTGSFLLTNTGTTIERSDAGLLTTAAWRSPAGETTYALEGAIFVTGAAVQWLRDGLQIVGTAAETAAIAGAVASSEGVVFVPALTGLGAPHWDPHARGTILGITRGTTRGHLVRATLEAIAFEVRDVLETVPQTLAGLKVDGGAAANDLLCQVQADQVGVPVERPRIVETTALGAAFLAGLGTGLWGSTDDLRETWQLDRRFEPGARDDRAYARWQQAVERSKGWALL from the coding sequence ATGAGCGTTCTCGCGATCGACGCAGGCACGACGGGCGTGACGGCCGTCGTGGTGGATCCCGACGGCAGCATCGCCGCGAAGGGCTACCAGGAGTTCGCGCAGCACTTCCCGCAGCCGGGCTGGGTGGAGCACACGCCGGAGGAGATCTGGCAGGCCACCCTCGAGGCGACGCGCGAGGTGCTCGCGAGGGTCGACGCGAGCGCCCTCACGGGCGTCGGCATCACCAACCAGCGCGAGACGATCGTGCTCTGGGACCGCGAGACCCTCGGATCTCCGCGGCGCGCGATCGTCTGGCAGGACCGTCGTACGGCGGAGATCTGCGACCGCCTCAAGGCGGCCGGCCACGAGGAGCGCATCAGTGAGCTGACCGGGTTGCGGCTCGACCCGTACTTCTCGGGCACCAAGCTGACCTGGCTGCGGGAGAACGAGCCGCACACCTGGGCGCTCGTCGAGTCCGGCCGCTACGCGATCGGCACGGTCGACTCCTACCTGGTCGCCCGGATGACCCGCGGCCTGCACCACGTCACCGACGTGTCGAACGCCAGTCGCACGCTGCTCTTCGACCTCACCACCGGCGACTGGTCCGACGAGCTCTGCGCCCTCTTCGGCGTCCCGCGCGACGCCCTGCCCGAGCTGGTGCCCAACTGGGGCCCGATCGGCACCACGGACCCCCGCACGTTCTGCGGCCTGAGTCTGCCCATCGCGGGCGTGGCGGGCGACCAGCAGTCGGCGCTCTTTGGACAGACCTGCTTCGACCCCGGCGACTCCAAGTGCACCTACGGCACCGGGTCGTTCCTGCTCACCAACACCGGCACGACCATCGAGCGCTCGGACGCGGGCCTCCTCACCACCGCCGCCTGGCGCTCGCCCGCCGGCGAGACGACGTACGCCCTCGAGGGGGCGATCTTCGTGACCGGCGCAGCGGTGCAGTGGCTGCGCGACGGCCTCCAGATCGTCGGTACGGCGGCCGAGACCGCCGCCATCGCCGGCGCGGTCGCCTCGAGCGAGGGCGTGGTCTTCGTGCCGGCGCTGACCGGCCTCGGCGCTCCCCACTGGGACCCGCACGCCCGTGGCACCATCCTCGGCATCACCCGCGGCACGACCCGCGGCCACCTCGTGCGCGCCACCCTGGAGGCGATCGCCTTCGAGGTCCGCGACGTCCTCGAGACGGTGCCGCAGACCCTCGCCGGTCTCAAGGTCGACGGCGGTGCCGCAGCCAACGACCTGCTCTGCCAGGTGCAGGCCGACCAGGTCGGCGTGCCGGTCGAGCGTCCTCGCATCGTCGAGACGACCGCGCTCGGGGCCGCGTTCCTCGCCGGCCTGGGCACCGGGCTGTGGGGGTCGACCGACGACCTGCGCGAGACGTGGCAGCTCGACCGCCGCTTCGAGCCCGGCGCCCGCGACGACCGCGCGTACGCGCGCTGGCAGCAGGCGGTCGAGCGCTCCAAGGGCTGGGCACTGCTCTGA
- a CDS encoding SCO6745 family protein, whose amino-acid sequence MTDRPRAARRLWQLLEPVHAVTYFSPEPLAALTAAGYRGFWMGYFAGRAAPLGPVGPDVVLPLFHNFAPAHVARALPDAWSFAPPEHALSARLEGSVAALRRILGPAADDPGLRRAADLAYDAACSAPTAGRALFTANLALPVPAEPLPRLWHAATLLREHRGDGHVKVLVDEGVDGRTAHVLHALTTGIPAEVYAAARRLGPAEWASILDDLATRGLVAGGLLTDAGRALKTRVEDRTDELAATAYAAVPDAEIDELTQLLRPLTRAVVAAGDIPAKSPMGLDLQGLAD is encoded by the coding sequence GTGACCGACCGCCCGAGGGCGGCCCGTCGGCTGTGGCAGCTCCTGGAACCGGTCCACGCCGTCACCTACTTCTCCCCCGAGCCGCTCGCGGCCCTGACGGCAGCCGGGTACCGCGGGTTCTGGATGGGCTACTTCGCAGGTCGCGCGGCGCCGCTCGGTCCGGTCGGCCCCGACGTCGTCCTGCCGCTCTTCCACAACTTCGCCCCCGCACACGTCGCGCGTGCCCTGCCTGACGCCTGGTCCTTCGCGCCGCCCGAGCACGCGCTCTCCGCTCGCCTGGAGGGCTCGGTCGCCGCACTCCGGCGGATCCTCGGCCCGGCAGCCGACGATCCGGGCCTCCGGCGGGCAGCGGACCTTGCGTACGACGCTGCGTGCTCGGCCCCCACCGCTGGACGGGCCCTCTTCACCGCCAACCTCGCCCTGCCCGTGCCGGCCGAGCCACTCCCGCGCCTCTGGCACGCCGCCACCCTGCTCCGGGAGCACCGCGGCGACGGTCACGTGAAGGTGCTCGTGGACGAGGGCGTCGACGGTCGCACGGCCCACGTCCTCCACGCCCTCACCACGGGCATCCCCGCCGAGGTGTACGCCGCCGCCCGCCGGCTCGGCCCGGCGGAGTGGGCTTCGATCCTCGACGACCTGGCCACTCGTGGACTGGTCGCCGGCGGACTGCTCACCGACGCCGGTCGAGCCCTCAAGACGCGGGTCGAGGACCGCACCGACGAGCTCGCCGCGACGGCGTACGCCGCGGTGCCCGACGCGGAGATCGACGAGCTGACGCAGCTGCTCCGTCCGCTCACCCGCGCCGTGGTGGCTGCGGGTGACATCCCGGCGAAGTCGCCGATGGGCCTCGACCTGCAAGGCCTGGCGGACTGA
- a CDS encoding ATP-binding cassette domain-containing protein produces the protein MSPRSSVVLDDLTFTWPDGATVLDGVVGSFSSSRTGLTGANGAGKSTLLRLIAGILTPTRGRVVVSGVVDHLPQHAVRSSGTVADLLGISPVRAALREVEAGSTEPAAFTTIGDDWDVEERAAAELAALGLPTDLDRPVVTLSGGEAMLAAITGVRLRRADITLLDEPTNNLDSASRERLYDVVRSWRGTLIVVSHDLDLLDLLDETAELRSGSLTTFGGNHSAYLDWVAGRQAAAQQSLRTAEQRLRREKRERVRMEQRISHSEQKGRKDRENRRYLPAVVNDRRNAAEKSQGARRGDAAARVDAARAAVDAAAALVRDDDTVRVDLPDPGLARGRRVAELPSADGRAVVLRGPERIGLVGANGVGKTTLLHSVLPQVPVRAALLPQRIVLDDDRTVLETVRAAAPHVPPSELRNRLARLLVRGAVVDRRVSTLSGGERFRVALARLVLADPPPELLVLDEPTNDLDLSSVDELVEALVAYRGALLVVSHDHRFLDRLQLDAVLRLDASGTLGTER, from the coding sequence TTGTCCCCGCGCTCCTCGGTCGTCCTCGACGACCTCACCTTCACCTGGCCCGACGGCGCCACCGTCCTCGACGGCGTCGTCGGCAGCTTCAGCTCCTCGCGTACGGGCCTCACCGGCGCCAACGGTGCCGGCAAGTCGACGCTGCTCAGGCTCATCGCCGGCATCCTGACGCCCACCCGCGGTCGGGTCGTCGTGTCGGGCGTCGTCGACCACCTGCCCCAGCACGCCGTACGCAGCTCCGGCACCGTGGCCGACCTGCTCGGCATCAGCCCGGTCCGCGCGGCCCTGCGGGAGGTCGAGGCCGGGTCCACCGAGCCCGCGGCCTTCACCACCATCGGGGACGACTGGGACGTCGAGGAGCGCGCAGCCGCCGAGCTGGCAGCACTCGGACTGCCGACCGACCTGGACCGTCCGGTCGTGACGCTGTCCGGCGGGGAGGCGATGCTGGCTGCGATCACCGGTGTGCGGCTGCGCCGCGCCGACATCACCCTGCTGGACGAGCCGACGAACAACCTCGACAGCGCCTCCCGCGAGCGGCTGTACGACGTCGTCCGGTCCTGGCGCGGCACGTTGATCGTGGTCAGCCACGACCTCGACCTCCTCGACCTCCTCGACGAGACCGCGGAGCTGCGCTCGGGCAGCCTCACCACCTTCGGTGGCAACCACAGCGCCTACCTGGACTGGGTCGCCGGCCGGCAGGCGGCAGCCCAGCAGTCACTGAGGACCGCCGAGCAACGGCTGCGTCGAGAGAAGCGCGAGCGGGTCAGGATGGAGCAGCGGATCTCCCACAGCGAGCAGAAGGGGCGCAAGGACCGCGAGAACCGCCGCTACCTCCCGGCCGTCGTCAACGACCGGCGCAACGCCGCCGAGAAGTCCCAGGGGGCGAGGCGAGGCGATGCCGCGGCCCGCGTGGACGCTGCACGTGCAGCGGTGGACGCCGCCGCCGCGCTGGTGAGGGACGACGACACCGTGCGCGTCGACCTTCCCGACCCGGGCCTGGCACGCGGCAGGCGGGTCGCCGAGCTGCCGAGCGCAGACGGGCGCGCCGTCGTGCTGCGCGGACCGGAACGCATCGGCCTGGTCGGCGCCAACGGCGTCGGCAAGACGACGTTGCTCCACTCCGTGCTGCCGCAGGTGCCGGTGCGGGCCGCCCTCCTGCCGCAGCGCATCGTGCTCGACGACGACCGCACGGTCCTCGAGACCGTGCGCGCGGCGGCTCCCCACGTGCCGCCGTCAGAGCTCCGCAACCGCCTGGCCCGACTGCTGGTCCGCGGCGCTGTCGTCGACCGCCGGGTGTCGACGCTCTCCGGCGGCGAGCGCTTCCGCGTCGCCCTGGCCCGGCTGGTCCTCGCCGACCCGCCACCGGAGCTGCTGGTGCTCGACGAGCCGACGAACGACCTGGACCTGAGCAGCGTCGACGAGCTCGTCGAGGCGCTCGTGGCGTACCGGGGCGCGCTCCTCGTGGTGAGCCACGACCACCGGTTCCTCGACCGGCTGCAGCTGGACGCGGTGCTCCGGCTCGACGCGTCGGGGACGCTCGGCACCGAGCGCTGA
- a CDS encoding tryptophan 2,3-dioxygenase → MTSHTEPGAAHPAVTYSSYLALDDLLAAQHPRSDEHDELLFIVIHQTYELWFKQLLHELAHLQRNLEGGSTAHAESTLRRILTILKTIVAQVDVLETMTPRQFTSFRGRLAQSSGFQSAQFRELEAVLGRRDPSVFSHYPAGTQRDRIAAAMDRPSVYDSFLAYLARQGYAVTPRADLAAPVEARDDVQAALLTVYADDGDAARVAERLVDLDEGLMEWRYRHVKMVERTIGMKPGTGGSAGAAYLRTTLDRPMFPDLWAIRSSL, encoded by the coding sequence GTGACATCCCACACCGAACCCGGTGCCGCCCACCCCGCGGTCACCTACAGCTCCTACCTCGCCCTCGACGACCTGCTCGCCGCCCAGCACCCGCGCTCCGACGAGCACGACGAGCTGCTCTTCATCGTCATCCACCAGACCTACGAGCTGTGGTTCAAGCAGCTCCTGCACGAGCTGGCCCACCTCCAGCGCAACCTCGAGGGCGGCAGCACCGCCCACGCGGAGAGCACCCTGCGCCGGATCCTGACCATCCTCAAGACGATCGTCGCCCAGGTCGACGTGCTCGAGACGATGACGCCGCGGCAGTTCACCAGCTTCCGCGGGCGGCTGGCGCAGTCGAGCGGCTTCCAGTCCGCACAGTTCCGCGAGCTGGAGGCCGTCCTCGGGCGACGTGACCCGAGCGTCTTCTCGCACTATCCCGCGGGGACGCAGCGCGACCGCATCGCCGCTGCCATGGACCGGCCCTCGGTCTACGACTCGTTCCTGGCCTACCTCGCCCGCCAGGGGTATGCCGTCACCCCGCGCGCCGACCTCGCCGCACCGGTCGAGGCCCGCGACGACGTGCAGGCCGCGCTCCTCACCGTGTACGCCGACGACGGCGACGCCGCGCGCGTCGCCGAACGGCTGGTCGATCTCGACGAAGGGCTGATGGAGTGGCGCTACCGCCACGTGAAGATGGTCGAGCGCACCATCGGCATGAAGCCGGGCACCGGCGGCTCGGCCGGAGCGGCGTACCTGCGGACGACGCTGGACCGGCCGATGTTCCCCGACCTGTGGGCGATCCGGAGCTCGCTGTGA
- a CDS encoding VOC family protein gives MACRIGEIVLDCRDPELLARFWCEVLDFVVLGTEDDGSIEIGARDGFGGSQPTIFLSRCAEPEPSKPRLHLDLNATDRDQADELERLLALGARRADIGQTGEESWHVLQDPEGNEFCLLRQRIAPLRAAGA, from the coding sequence ATGGCCTGCCGCATCGGGGAGATAGTCCTGGACTGCCGTGACCCGGAGCTGCTCGCCCGGTTCTGGTGCGAGGTCCTCGACTTCGTGGTGCTGGGCACCGAGGACGACGGGAGCATCGAGATCGGCGCCCGCGACGGCTTCGGCGGCAGCCAGCCGACGATCTTCCTGAGCCGCTGCGCGGAGCCCGAGCCGAGCAAGCCGCGGCTGCACCTCGACCTCAACGCCACCGACCGCGACCAGGCCGACGAGCTCGAGCGGCTGCTCGCGCTCGGGGCCCGGAGGGCCGACATCGGCCAGACCGGCGAGGAGTCGTGGCACGTCCTCCAGGACCCGGAGGGCAACGAGTTCTGCCTGCTCCGGCAGCGGATCGCACCGCTGCGCGCCGCGGGAGCCTAG
- the murD gene encoding UDP-N-acetylmuramoyl-L-alanine--D-glutamate ligase — protein sequence MRFSDLEGRRVAVWGLGLEGRAALAALSARGIEATVAESDADADVLRAAEVVVKSPGVPVSSPLYAELATAGVAFTSNTDLWLSENADRAIGVTGTKGKSTTSSAIAHLLGALGEEVSLGGNIGVSLLDAAATGTVVMEVSSYQAQSISVSPRVAVVTSLFPEHLPWHGSEERYFSDKLRLVSQGASLVVAPGHDRALVGRIIAALPEGATLHLTHLPSQGVLAAGDAALAVRTDPGRAIGAREQSGLIWDGVGAIAPGDLPLVGVHNAHNLALAVLAVAVALDITSGDPRAVQLLDAVRTFAPLAHRMETVPSRDGRRWIDDSLATAPEAVIAALSVFPDEPVALILGGADRGLDLSPLAAYLRGRHSPVHLLLIGPAGARFGREHAIDLPHAAIEFTRMADAVAWGLSVANPANVVLLSPGAPSFDEYRDYADRARHLCELIAP from the coding sequence GTGAGGTTCTCTGACCTCGAGGGCCGCCGGGTCGCCGTCTGGGGGCTCGGCCTCGAGGGCCGTGCGGCCCTGGCCGCGCTGAGCGCCCGCGGCATCGAGGCCACGGTGGCCGAGTCCGACGCCGATGCCGACGTCCTCCGTGCCGCCGAGGTGGTCGTGAAGTCGCCCGGCGTGCCCGTGTCGTCGCCGCTCTACGCCGAGCTGGCCACGGCCGGCGTCGCCTTCACCTCCAACACCGACCTCTGGCTCTCCGAGAACGCCGACCGTGCCATCGGCGTCACCGGCACCAAGGGAAAGTCGACGACCTCCTCGGCGATCGCGCACCTCCTGGGCGCGCTCGGCGAGGAGGTGTCGCTGGGCGGCAACATCGGCGTCTCCCTGCTCGACGCAGCCGCCACCGGCACCGTCGTCATGGAGGTGTCGAGCTACCAGGCCCAGTCGATCTCGGTGTCGCCGCGGGTCGCGGTCGTGACCTCCCTCTTCCCCGAGCACCTGCCGTGGCACGGGTCCGAGGAGCGGTACTTCAGCGACAAGCTGCGGCTGGTCTCGCAGGGCGCCTCGCTCGTGGTCGCTCCCGGACACGACCGCGCGCTGGTCGGCCGGATCATCGCCGCGCTGCCCGAGGGCGCGACCCTGCACCTGACCCACCTGCCCAGCCAGGGAGTCCTCGCCGCGGGCGACGCGGCCCTCGCCGTCCGCACGGACCCGGGGCGCGCGATCGGGGCGCGCGAGCAGTCCGGCCTCATCTGGGACGGCGTCGGCGCCATCGCTCCGGGAGACCTCCCCCTGGTCGGCGTCCACAACGCCCACAACCTCGCCCTGGCCGTCCTCGCGGTCGCCGTCGCGCTCGACATCACGTCCGGAGACCCACGCGCGGTCCAGCTGCTCGACGCGGTGCGCACCTTCGCACCACTCGCCCACCGCATGGAGACCGTGCCGTCGCGCGACGGCCGGCGGTGGATCGACGACTCGCTGGCCACGGCTCCCGAAGCCGTGATCGCGGCCCTCTCGGTCTTCCCCGACGAGCCGGTCGCCCTGATCCTCGGCGGCGCCGACCGTGGGCTCGACCTGTCACCCCTGGCGGCGTACCTCCGCGGGCGGCACTCCCCCGTGCACCTCCTGCTGATCGGCCCGGCCGGGGCACGCTTCGGCCGCGAGCACGCGATCGACCTGCCGCACGCGGCGATCGAGTTCACCCGGATGGCGGACGCCGTCGCCTGGGGCCTCTCGGTCGCCAACCCCGCGAACGTCGTGCTGCTCTCCCCCGGCGCCCCGTCGTTCGACGAGTACCGGGACTACGCCGACCGCGCTCGCCACCTGTGCGAGCTGATCGCCCCCTAG